One window of the Gambusia affinis linkage group LG13, SWU_Gaff_1.0, whole genome shotgun sequence genome contains the following:
- the msh6 gene encoding DNA mismatch repair protein Msh6 produces MAKQSSLFNFFTKSPPPVSKPKQSSSPAEADLPSSVEKSNSSPKEEARQTQSNHQQQPSKNTKVTQNKNASGGFKKLFGDKAATTENSSKCSFGAGALVWAKLEGHPWWPCMVVPQPLTGQQMRGKGRDQRIHVHFFDEPPTRGWVSTKYIRDYQGSDSSDVKPGGVFFSSKPVIRRAMELADKSFFDSPENRLKMAVCRDPSDEEEEDEEEEMELDKSTVSDEEVIDMEEKKSKVKSPKVDRRSSRSSAEQGGKSKRRRIIVASDSDGSDEEFKPEQAASTSEEEEEEVTVSSEEEEKESSQESEADSPIKPVKRKRPADKCVSKKAKTPSTPSAGPKRAPKTITADAKSRLSAFSAPDSFESQANGSGPAGGATTWDHEKLEWLQDGRRKDGKRRRQSEDDYDPTTLYVPEDFLNRNTPGMRRWWQLKSGMFDTVIFYKVGKFYELYHMDAVIGVNELGLTFMKGTWAHSGFPEIGFARFSDVLVQKGYKVARVEQTETPEMMEARCKTMAKPTKFDRVVRREVCRIITRGTQTYSVLDGAPSESQSKFLLSLKEKAEDESSGRHRTYGVCFADTSVGYFHIGQFSDDRHCSRLRTLIAHFPPAEVLFEKSNPSAETRKILKASLSSALQEGLNAGTQFWDAQKTLKTLSEENYFEETAGDGFLPALLRRMTSESDSLCLSPKEGYELALSALGGCIFYLKKCLVDKELLSMANFEEYVPVDVELEKAAGPASCFSQTRQRMVLDGVTLANLEIFQNGSGGTEGTLLERLDSCSTPFGKRLLKQWLCAPLCNPASIRDRLDAMDDLIAAQAQAADVSELLKKLPDLERLLSKIHSIGTPLKGQDHPDSRAVLYEEVTYSKRKIADFLSALEGFKTMQEIISAFTPASGDFRSTLLCQIISLKTEEKGLFPDLSAELKRWETAFDHQKARTTGVITPKTGFDPEFDQALAGIKTCERDLQDYLERQKKRLGCKNMAFWGTGRNRFQMEVPDSVSERNIPEEYEVKSTKKGWKRYVTKESERLFSELQGFEEKRDTALKDCMRRLFYNFDKNYKDWRTAVECMAVLDVLLALSRYSLGGDGPMARPQVVLPEDDDRGTPFINLTGSRHPCVTKTFFGDDFIPNDIFIGCPGNSEGDEVEGCASCVLVTGPNMGGKSTLMRQCGLVIILAQLGCYVPAESLCFTPVDRVFTRLGASDRIMAGESTFYVELSETASILHHATRHSLVLLDELGRGTATYDGTAIASAVVKELAEKICCRTLFSTHYHSLVEDYANNAAVRLGHMACMVENECEDPSQETITFLYKFITGACPKSYGFNAARLANLPEEVIQSGHRKAREFERSTISLRLFRKLCQFAEDAAPDNARFTSLIQLLNTL; encoded by the exons ATGGCGAAACAAAGCTCTCTGTTCAACTTTTTTACCAAGTCTCCGCCGCCGGTTTCCAAACCGAAGCAGAGTTCCTCCCCGGCCGAGGCGGACCTGCCAAGCTCCGTGGAAAAGTCCAACTCGTCTCCCAAGGAGGAAGCCAGACAGACGCAAAGcaaccaccagcagcagccGAGTAAGAACACTAAAGTTACACAGAACAAGAATGCAAGCGGAGGATTCAAAAAACTGTTCGGAGACAAGGCTGCGACGACTGAAAACAG CTCCAAATGCTCATTTGGTGCAGGAGCCCTCGTTTGGGCCAAACTGGAAGGACACCCCTGGTGGCCATGCATGGTGGTACCTCAACCTCTGACAGGCCAGCAAATGAGGGGCAAAGGTCGGGATCAGCGCATACATGTCCATTTCTTTGATGAACCTCCAACAAGAGGATGGGTCAGCACCAAATACATTAGAGATTACCAAG GGTCTGACAGCAGTGACGTTAAACCGGGGGGGGTGTTCTTCAGCAGCAAACCTGTGATCCGTCGTGCGATGGAGCTCGCCGATAAATCCTTTTTCGATAGTCCTGAAAATCGATTAAAAATGGCGGTCTGCAGGGATCCATctgatgaggaagaagaggatgaagaagaagaaatggag ctTGACAAGTCAACAGTGAGTGATGAAGAGGTCATTGacatggaagaaaagaaaagcaaagtgaaGTCACCCAAAGTCGATCGACGTTCTTCACGTTCCTCTGCAGAGCAAGGAGGCAAATCCAAGCGCCGCCGCATCATCGTGGCATCAGACAGCGACGGATCAGACGAGGAGTTCAAACCAGAGCAGGCTGCATCCAccagcgaggaagaggaggaagaggtgacCGTGAGcagtgaagaggaggagaaggagagcaGCCAAGAGTCGGAAGCAGACAGCCCTATCAAACCTGTAAAGCGCAAACGTCCCGCAGACAAATGCGTTAGTAAGAAAGCAAAGACGCCGTCTACGCCCTCAGCTGGACCTAAACGAGCTCCAAAGACAATCACAGCTGACGCCAAATCCCGCTTGTCTGCCTTCTCCGCCCCAGACAGCTTCGAGAGCCAAGCAAACGGATCCGGTCCCGCTGGAGGGGCAACAACCTGGGATCATGAGAAGCTGGAATGGCTGCAGGATGGTCGGAGGAAGGACGGGAAGAGACGCCGTCAGAGTGAGGACGACTACGACCCGACTACCCTGTACGTCCCCGAAGACTTCCTGAACAGAAACACTCCTGGGATGCGCCGCTGGTGGCAGCTGAAGTCTGGGATGTTTGACACGGTGATTTTCTACAAGGTGGGAAAGTTTTACGAGCTGTACCACATGGACGCCGTGATAGGTGTCAATGAGCTCGGCCTGACGTTCATGAAAGGCACGTGGGCGCACTCCGGCTTCCCAGAAATCGGCTTTGCGCGTTTCTCAGACGTGTTGGTGCAGAAGGGCTACAAGGTGGCCCGCGTGGAGCAAACAGAGACCCCGGAAATGATGGAAGCACGCTGCAAGACCATGGCCAAGCCCACAAAGTTTGACCGCGTCGTCAGAAGGGAAGTCTGCCGAATTATCACCCGCGGTACCCAAACTTACAGCGTGTTGGACGGCGCTCCTTCAGAGAGCCAGAGCAAGTTCCTCCTGAGCTTAAAGGAAAAGGCTGAAGACGAGAGTTCTGGACGCCATCGCACCTATGGCGTTTGCTTCGCAGACACATCAGTGGGGTATTTTCACATCGGTCAGTTCTCAGATGATCGCCACTGCTCACGGCTACGCACCTTAATCGCACACTTCCCGCCTGCTGAGGTCCTCTTCGAAAAGAGTAACCCATCTGCTGAGACCCGCAAAATCCTGAAAGCATCTCTGTCCTCTGCGCTGCAGGAAGGGCTGAATGCAGGGACACAGTTTTGGGATGCTCAGAAGACGCTGAAAACCCTCTCAGAGGAGAATTACTTTGAGGAGACGGCTGGAGACGGATTCCTCCCTGCGCTCCTGCGGAGGATGACCTCGGAGAGCGACTCCTTGTGTCTGTCCCCTAAGGAAGGCTATGAGTTGGCGCTGTCGGCTTTAGGCGGCTGCATCTTCTACCTGAAGAAATGTCTGGTCGACAAAGAGCTGCTCTCCATGGCCAACTTCGAAGAGTACGTCCCTGTTGATGTGGAGTTAGAGAAAGCAGCTGGACCCGCCAGTTGTTTTTCCCAGACCCGTCAGCGGATGGTCCTGGACGGTGTGACACTGGCGAACCTGGAGATCTTCCAGAATGGTTCAGGGGGAACTGAAGGGACACTGTTGGAGCGTTTAGACTCCTGCTCTACTCCGTTTGGTAAGAGGCTGCTGAAGCAGTGGCTCTGCGCTCCATTGTGTAACCCTGCTTCCATCAGGGACAGGCTGGACGCCATGGACGACCTGATAGCAGCGCAGGCTCAGGCTGCCGACGTCTcagagctgctgaagaagctTCCGGATCTGGAGCGGCTTCTGAGTAAAATCCACAGCATTGGCACACCTTTGAAGGGCCAGGACCACCCGGACTCCAGAGCGGTGCTCTATGAGGAAGTCACCTACAGCAAGCGCAAGATTGCCGACTTCCTATCAGCGCTAGAAGGCTTCAAAACCATGCAAGAGATCATTTCTGCTTTCACTCCGGCTTCAGGCGACTTTCGCTCCACACTGCTTTGTCAGATTATCAGCCTGAAGACGGAAGAGAAAGGCCTCTTCCCAGATCTGTCGGCAGAGCTGAAGCGCTGGGAAACAGCTTTTGACCACCAGAAAGCCCGCACCACTGGGGTCATAACCCCTAAGACCGGCTTTGATCCGGAGTTCGACCAGGCTCTCGCAGGAATCAAAACCTGTGAACGGGACCTGCAGGACTACCTGGAGCGGCAGAAGAAGAGGCTCGGCTGTAAGAACATGGCGTTCTGGGGAACCGGACGGAACCGATTTCAGATGGAAGTTCCCGACAGTGTTTCAGAGAGGAACATCCCCGAAGAGTATGAAGTGAAATCCACCAAGAAAGGCTGGAAGCGCTATGTGACGAAGGAGAGCGAGCGGCTCTTCTCAGAGCTGCAGGGCTTCGAGGAGAAGAGAGACACGGCACTGAAGGACTGCATGAGGAGGCTCTTCTACAACTTCGAcaagaactacaaagactggaGGACGGCTGTGGAATGCATGGCCGTGCTGG acgTTCTGCTGGCTTTGTCCCGCTACAGTCTGGGTGGTGACGGGCCGATGGCCAGACCCCAGGTGGTTCTACCAGAGGACGATGACCGCGGCACGCCCTTCATTAACCTCACCGGATCCCGTCACCCGTGTGTGACTAAAACGTTTTTTGGGGATGACTTCATTCCTAACGACATCTTCATCGGTTGCCCTGGGAACAGTGAAGGTGATGAGGTGGAGGGTTGCGCCTCATGTGTTCTTGTAACGGGTCCAAACATGGGGGGAAAATCTACCCTAATGAGACAG tGTGGACTTGTGATTATCCTCGCTCAGCTCGGATGCTACGTTCCAGCTGAGAGCCTTTGCTTCACTCCAGTTGATCGGGTCTTCACTCGGCTGGGAGCATCGGATCGAATTATGGCCG GTGAGAGCACCTTCTACGTGGAGCTCAGTGAGACGGCCAGCATCCTGCACCACGCCACCAGGCACTCTCTGGTGCTCCTTGATGAACTCG GAAGGGGCACGGCTACATATGACGGCACAGCCATCGCCAGCGCTGTTGTGAAGGAGCTTGCTGAGAAGATCTGCTGCCGCACTCTGTTCTCCACGCATTACCACTCCCTAGTTGAGGACTATGCTAACAACGCCGCTGTGCGACTGGGCCACATG GCATGCATGGTGGAGAATGAATGTGAGGATCCGAGTCAGGAAACGATCACGTTCCTCTACAAGTTCATCACCGGCGCTTGTCCGAAGAGCTACGGATTCAACGCGGCACGGCTTGCCAACCTGCCAGAGGAGGTCATCCAGTCTGGCCACAGGAAGGCCAGAGAGTTTGAGAGAAGCACCATCAGCCTCAGACTGTTCAG GAAACTCTGCCAGTTCGCTGAAGATGCTGCTCCAGACAACGCACGCTTCACTTCCCTCATTCAACTGCTTAACACCCTGTAG